In the Aromatoleum bremense genome, one interval contains:
- a CDS encoding NAD(P) transhydrogenase subunit alpha, with product MDGITALYVFMLAAFTGYEVISRVPVILHTPLMSGSNFVHGVVLVGAMVVLGHADPEDPVQLAIGFVAVFLGAANAAGGYVVTERMLAMFKSDRKPGGAK from the coding sequence ATGGATGGCATAACTGCTTTGTACGTTTTCATGCTGGCCGCGTTCACCGGTTACGAGGTGATTTCGCGCGTGCCGGTGATCCTGCACACGCCGCTGATGAGCGGCTCGAACTTCGTCCACGGCGTCGTGCTCGTGGGCGCGATGGTCGTGCTCGGCCACGCTGATCCGGAAGACCCGGTGCAGCTGGCGATCGGTTTCGTCGCGGTGTTCCTCGGCGCGGCGAACGCTGCCGGCGGCTACGTCGTCACCGAACGGATGCTCGCGATGTTCAAGTCTGACCGCAAGCCGGGAGGTGCGAAATGA
- the corA gene encoding magnesium/cobalt transporter CorA, with amino-acid sequence MSTTRANTKRRKSKSLTALKAGLPPGTLVHVGAVKTDRPLISLLAYDDDGIEEHRFESIAESREYLPQHKRLWLNVYGLQDAEILGEIGRRFRLHPLVLEDILNTHQRPKIEDYGTYLYCVARVFEYDGATRTLSSDQVSIVLGENFVLTFQERRSGTFEPIRERMRIPGAPFLQHGTDYLAYTLLDAIVDQYFVIVDRLGDTAEDLEDDALASPTPALLKTINLVKHDTHLLRRAIWPLREVLNGLIRGESRFFSADTRLYLRDIYDHLVHVVETLDAVRELLGDLMDIYLSSVSNRLNVEVRILTVLTTLFLPATLITGIFGMNFQVMPLLDEDWGFYVAMGMMGSVALGMAAIFWRRNWLRS; translated from the coding sequence ATGAGTACGACACGAGCGAACACGAAACGTCGCAAATCGAAGTCGCTGACGGCGCTCAAGGCGGGCCTGCCGCCGGGCACGCTGGTGCATGTCGGCGCAGTCAAGACGGACCGCCCGCTGATCTCGCTGCTCGCCTACGACGATGACGGAATCGAGGAGCATCGCTTCGAGAGCATCGCCGAATCGCGCGAATATCTGCCGCAGCACAAGCGGCTGTGGCTTAACGTGTATGGTCTGCAGGACGCCGAAATCCTCGGCGAGATCGGACGCCGTTTCCGGCTCCATCCGCTGGTGCTCGAAGACATCCTGAATACCCACCAGCGCCCGAAGATCGAAGACTACGGGACGTATCTCTACTGCGTGGCGAGGGTGTTCGAATATGACGGCGCGACGCGCACGCTCAGTTCGGATCAGGTCAGCATCGTTCTCGGCGAAAATTTCGTGCTGACGTTCCAGGAACGGCGCAGCGGCACTTTCGAACCGATCCGCGAGCGGATGCGCATCCCCGGGGCGCCGTTCCTGCAGCACGGCACCGACTATCTCGCCTACACGCTGCTCGACGCGATCGTCGACCAGTATTTCGTCATCGTCGATCGCCTCGGCGACACCGCCGAGGATCTCGAAGACGATGCGCTCGCAAGTCCGACGCCGGCGCTGCTGAAAACGATCAACCTCGTCAAGCACGACACGCACCTGCTGCGACGGGCGATCTGGCCACTGCGCGAGGTGCTGAACGGCCTGATCCGGGGCGAGAGCAGATTCTTCAGCGCCGACACCCGCCTGTACCTGCGCGATATCTACGACCATCTGGTCCACGTCGTCGAGACGCTCGACGCCGTGCGCGAACTGCTCGGCGACCTGATGGACATCTATTTGTCGTCGGTCAGCAACCGTCTCAACGTCGAGGTGCGGATTCTCACCGTGCTGACGACGCTGTTCCTGCCGGCGACGCTGATCACCGGCATCTTCGGCATGAACTTCCAGGTCATGCCGCTGCTCGACGAGGACTGGGGCTTCTATGTGGCAATGGGGATGATGGGATCGGTGGCACTGGGCATGGCGGCGATTTTCTGGCGACGCAACTGGCTGCGGTCATAG
- a CDS encoding PAS domain-containing protein translates to MPAQMNAVRRPEGNDDPEEPFIPDFSEGMETGLYLALFELFDEGLVITGDEVVLEANSAACRLLERDYRQVAGRPLADLFPSEREFLDARARLFIRGETRGSLRVSLPEKRDRELRFVAAARLRPGLHALILSPAQGAESPFAPPSVDTVWPRLAAALEQPVIVIDDQGRVAAANAAALGTLGFARADLVGHVLESRLAVTWPARGEPQLVRIETPGSAEPLSGRILPGPKPEWQLLILPPASRTKVASKPATARRGDAPRHGAAPDNGASMERMFADCPLPTLLCEGPELRIFAASASAVKAYGYPYERLCRMRLADLRCEAENGRGLAESGIWRHRHANGTTFDATIVAYRVDAAGHPDAMVVMHGHPAAAP, encoded by the coding sequence ATGCCCGCCCAGATGAACGCCGTCCGTCGCCCCGAGGGCAACGATGATCCCGAAGAGCCCTTCATTCCGGATTTTTCCGAGGGCATGGAGACGGGCCTGTATCTGGCCCTGTTCGAGCTCTTCGACGAAGGGCTCGTCATCACCGGTGACGAGGTCGTGCTCGAAGCCAACAGTGCGGCGTGCCGGTTGCTCGAACGCGATTACCGGCAGGTCGCCGGCCGACCGCTCGCCGATCTGTTTCCATCGGAACGGGAATTCCTCGACGCGCGCGCGCGGCTTTTCATCCGGGGCGAAACGCGCGGCAGCCTGCGCGTCTCGCTGCCGGAAAAGCGCGACCGGGAGCTGCGCTTCGTCGCTGCCGCGCGCCTGCGGCCGGGCCTCCACGCGCTGATCCTGAGCCCCGCACAGGGCGCGGAATCCCCTTTCGCCCCCCCCTCCGTCGACACCGTGTGGCCGCGCCTCGCCGCGGCGCTCGAACAGCCGGTCATCGTCATCGACGATCAGGGCCGCGTCGCTGCCGCCAATGCGGCGGCACTCGGCACGCTCGGATTCGCCCGCGCGGATCTCGTCGGACACGTTCTGGAGTCGCGGCTGGCTGTGACATGGCCCGCGCGCGGCGAGCCGCAACTCGTCCGCATCGAGACGCCCGGCAGCGCCGAACCACTGTCTGGGCGTATCCTGCCCGGGCCGAAGCCCGAGTGGCAGCTGTTGATACTCCCGCCGGCAAGCCGCACGAAGGTGGCAAGTAAGCCGGCAACGGCGCGGCGCGGTGATGCTCCGCGGCACGGCGCCGCACCGGACAACGGCGCGTCCATGGAGCGTATGTTCGCCGACTGTCCGCTGCCGACACTGCTGTGCGAAGGCCCCGAGCTGCGTATTTTTGCCGCCAGCGCCAGCGCGGTGAAAGCGTATGGCTATCCGTATGAGCGCCTGTGCAGGATGCGCCTCGCCGATCTGCGCTGCGAAGCGGAAAACGGCCGCGGCCTTGCCGAATCCGGCATCTGGCGCCACCGCCACGCAAACGGCACGACATTCGACGCCACCATCGTCGCCTATCGGGTCGACGCCGCAGGCCATCCGGACGCGATGGTCGTGATGCATGGCCATCCCGCAGCGGCGCCGTGA
- a CDS encoding NAD(P) transhydrogenase subunit alpha, which produces MALLIGVPAETVPGERRLSVVPDVVKKYLDLGAQVMVESGAGQPAHYRDETFIDVRFAASADEVCAAADVVFCVQPLSPERIAALREGAVLIGLLQPWSDAGRVKLLAEKRITAFAMELLPRISRAQSMDVLSSQAAVAGYECALIAADHSPKFFPMLTYAAGTIRPAKVLVIGAGVAGLQAIATARRIGAMVEAYDVRPETREQIESLGAKFVDTGVAAAGTGGYARELTDEEKAKQAERLAKAVAQCDALITTAAIPGKRAPKIITADMVRRMKPGAVVVDMAAESGGNVEGTVAGEKTWINDVLVIGPANIASRMPVHASEMYAKNLFNFISPFIKEGTLALDWEDEVLAGTCLTHAGEIRHAGVKQVLGL; this is translated from the coding sequence ATGGCTCTGTTGATCGGAGTGCCTGCGGAGACCGTGCCGGGCGAGCGACGTTTGTCGGTCGTCCCGGACGTGGTCAAGAAGTACCTGGACCTTGGCGCGCAAGTCATGGTGGAGTCTGGCGCCGGCCAGCCCGCCCACTATCGCGACGAGACCTTTATCGATGTGAGGTTCGCCGCTTCCGCGGACGAGGTGTGTGCGGCCGCCGACGTGGTGTTCTGCGTCCAGCCGCTATCGCCCGAACGGATCGCGGCGTTGCGCGAAGGGGCGGTGCTGATCGGCCTGCTGCAGCCGTGGTCGGATGCCGGACGCGTGAAGCTGCTCGCCGAAAAGCGTATCACCGCCTTTGCGATGGAGCTGCTGCCGCGGATCTCGCGTGCGCAGAGCATGGACGTGCTGTCGAGCCAGGCCGCGGTCGCGGGCTACGAATGCGCGCTGATCGCGGCCGACCACAGCCCGAAGTTCTTCCCGATGCTGACCTACGCGGCCGGCACGATCCGTCCCGCCAAGGTGCTCGTCATCGGCGCCGGGGTCGCAGGCTTGCAGGCGATCGCGACCGCGCGGCGCATCGGCGCGATGGTCGAAGCGTACGACGTGCGCCCCGAGACGCGCGAGCAGATCGAGTCGCTCGGCGCGAAGTTCGTCGACACCGGCGTCGCGGCCGCCGGCACGGGCGGCTATGCGCGCGAACTGACCGACGAGGAGAAGGCGAAGCAGGCCGAGCGCCTCGCGAAGGCGGTCGCGCAGTGCGATGCGCTGATCACGACCGCGGCGATCCCCGGCAAGCGCGCGCCGAAGATCATCACCGCCGACATGGTGCGGCGCATGAAGCCGGGCGCGGTGGTCGTCGACATGGCGGCCGAATCGGGCGGCAACGTCGAGGGCACGGTCGCCGGCGAGAAGACCTGGATCAATGACGTGCTCGTCATCGGCCCGGCCAACATCGCCAGCCGCATGCCGGTCCACGCCTCCGAAATGTATGCCAAGAACCTGTTCAACTTCATCTCCCCGTTCATCAAGGAGGGCACGCTCGCGCTCGACTGGGAAGACGAAGTGTTGGCCGGCACCTGCCTCACCCACGCGGGCGAAATCAGGCATGCAGGCGTCAAACAGGTACTCGGGCTCTAA
- a CDS encoding NAD(P)(+) transhydrogenase (Re/Si-specific) subunit beta, producing MSALIQLAYFGVAVVFILGLKAMSSPVTARKGIVWAGYAMIAATLVTFYTPGMQNYGLMITAIVLGGGVAWWSGRVVKMTDMPQMVAIYNGMGGGAAAAIAALEFARGGVHSPGVATLAVLGALIGSVAFSGSCIAFAKLQGIMTKTWRLPQQNIVNLVLAALTVLLGLAIVISDTPVPALIIAFFIVALALGVVLTTPIGGADMPVVISLLNAFTGLAVGFEGYVLGNPALIVAGIVVGASGTLLTQLMAKAMNRPIRNVIFTPITGEAAGGGEAIEGSMKEFSALDAASVMRYASKVIIVPGYGMAVAGAQHKVWEMAQLLEEGGVEVVFAIHPVAGRMPGHMNVLLAEAGVPYDKIFDLEEINADFPQADVALVIGANDVVNPVARTDKTSPIYGMPILNADMAQNVIVVKRGKGAGYSGIENALFYKDNCRMLYGSAQAAIGEVITHIKALEV from the coding sequence ATGAGCGCGCTGATCCAGTTGGCGTATTTCGGGGTGGCGGTCGTCTTCATCCTCGGCCTCAAGGCGATGAGCTCGCCGGTGACCGCCCGCAAGGGCATCGTCTGGGCCGGCTACGCGATGATCGCGGCAACCCTCGTCACCTTCTACACGCCGGGCATGCAGAACTATGGCCTGATGATCACCGCGATCGTGCTCGGCGGCGGCGTCGCGTGGTGGAGCGGCCGGGTGGTCAAAATGACCGACATGCCGCAGATGGTCGCGATCTACAACGGCATGGGCGGCGGCGCGGCGGCGGCGATCGCAGCGCTCGAGTTCGCCCGCGGTGGCGTCCACAGTCCCGGCGTCGCGACCCTCGCGGTGCTCGGCGCGTTGATCGGCTCTGTGGCGTTCTCGGGCTCGTGCATCGCGTTCGCGAAGCTGCAGGGCATCATGACGAAGACTTGGCGCCTGCCGCAGCAGAACATCGTGAACCTCGTGCTCGCGGCGCTCACCGTGCTGCTCGGACTCGCGATCGTCATCAGCGACACGCCGGTGCCCGCACTCATCATCGCGTTCTTCATCGTCGCGCTCGCGCTCGGCGTCGTGCTGACGACCCCGATCGGCGGCGCCGACATGCCGGTTGTCATTTCGCTCTTGAACGCCTTCACCGGGCTTGCGGTCGGCTTCGAAGGCTACGTGCTTGGCAACCCGGCGCTGATCGTCGCGGGCATTGTCGTCGGCGCGTCCGGCACGCTGCTGACACAGCTGATGGCGAAGGCGATGAACCGCCCGATCCGCAACGTCATCTTCACGCCGATCACCGGCGAGGCGGCCGGCGGCGGCGAGGCGATCGAGGGCTCGATGAAGGAGTTCTCGGCGCTCGATGCGGCGTCCGTCATGCGTTACGCTTCCAAGGTCATCATCGTGCCCGGCTACGGCATGGCCGTCGCCGGGGCGCAGCACAAGGTGTGGGAGATGGCGCAACTGCTCGAGGAAGGCGGCGTCGAGGTCGTGTTCGCGATCCATCCGGTGGCGGGTCGCATGCCGGGGCACATGAACGTGCTGCTTGCCGAAGCGGGCGTGCCGTACGACAAGATCTTCGACCTTGAGGAGATCAACGCCGACTTCCCGCAGGCGGACGTCGCGCTGGTGATCGGCGCCAACGACGTCGTCAACCCGGTTGCGCGTACCGACAAGACGAGCCCGATCTACGGCATGCCGATCCTCAACGCCGACATGGCGCAGAACGTCATCGTCGTCAAGCGCGGCAAGGGTGCGGGCTACTCCGGCATCGAGAACGCGCTGTTCTACAAGGACAACTGCCGCATGCTGTACGGCAGCGCGCAAGCCGCGATCGGCGAGGTGATCACGCACATCAAGGCGCTCGAAGTCTGA